A single region of the Salvia splendens isolate huo1 chromosome 18, SspV2, whole genome shotgun sequence genome encodes:
- the LOC121777804 gene encoding methionyl-tRNA formyltransferase-like, with amino-acid sequence MLSSSVMLRRFYCVGTAASSPATSSHKKRLVYLGSPQVSASVLDTLFTASSAPDSLFEITAIVTQPPSARDRGRKVMPSPVAQHALDRGFSSDLIFSPTKAGEESFLSSFKALEPELCITAAYGNILPTKFLNIPSMGTVNIHPSLLPLYRGAAPVQRALQDGVRETGVSLAYTVRQLDAGPVIACEKMEIDDKIKAPELLEFLFSQGSKLLISELPSILDGSAKTKAIPQDESKATLAPKITQEESYLSFDQIAKVLHNKVRAFSGWPGTRAKVLVIDPKNDQQNTIDLKIITTRVHDNNEIRNGEKDDIVFVKGSLIFPCGDGTALEVLEVQLPGKKVVNAAAFWNGLRGQKLKKL; translated from the exons ATGTTATCGTCTTCAGTTATGCTCCGCCGCTTCTACTGCGTCGGCACCGCTGCTTCTTCTCCCGCCACTTCTTCTCACAAGAAGCGCCTCGTCTACTTGGGCTCTCCTCAA GTTTCCGCTTCCGTTCTTGATACCCTTTTCACTGCCTCCTCCGCACCAGATTCCTTATTTGAG ATTACGGCAATTGTCACCCAACCACCATCTGCTAGAGACAGGGGTAGAAAGGTGATGCCTTCTCCAGTTGCACAACATGCTCTCGACAGAGGTTTCTCCTCTGATTTGATCTTCTCTCCGACAAAAGCTGGTGAG GAATCATTTCTTAGCAGCTTTAAGGCTTTGGAACCTGAACTTTGCATCACTGCCGCATATGGGAATATCTTGCCCACCAAATTCCTTAATATTCCGTCTATGG GGACTGTCAACATACACCCTAGCTTGCTTCCTCTATATCGTGGAGCAGCACCTGTTCAGAGGGCTTTACAG GATGGTGTGCGAGAAACAGGGGTTTCATTAGCATACACAGTGCGCCAACTTGACGCTGGTCCTGTTATTGCTtgtgaaaaaatggaaattgatgATAAAATAAAG GCACCAGAGCTGTTGGAGTTTCTGTTTTCTCAAG GATCCAAACTTCTGATCAGTGAACTTCCGTCAATACTCGATGGTTCTGCAAAAACTAAAGCTATCCCACAAGATGAATCTAAAGCTACATTGGCTCCAAAG ATAACTCAAGAAGAATCATATCTATCTTTTGATCAAATAGCTAAAGTCCTTCATAACAAG GTTCGTGCATTTTCAGGTTGGCCAGGGACTCGAGCCAAAGTTTTGGTGATTGATCCAAAAAATGATCAACAGAACACCATAGACCTTAAGATCATCACTACAAGAGTTCATGACAATAATGAGATTCGGAATGGTGAAAAAGATGATATCGTCTTTGTAAAAGGCTCGTTGATATTCCCATGTGGTGATGGAACAGCACTTGAG GTGTTGGAGGTACAGCTGCCTGGTAAGAAAGTCGTAAATGCAGCCGCATTTTGGAATGGTTTGAGAGGCCAAAAACTGAAAAAGTTATGA
- the LOC121777805 gene encoding heavy metal-associated isoprenylated plant protein 21-like gives MGALDYLSNFCTVTTTRGKRKPMQTVEIKVKLDCDGCERRVKNAVKNMKGVRSVEVNRKQHRVTVSGFIDASKVLKRVKRTGKRAELWPYVPHNLVQYPYAPQAYDKRAPSGFVRNVAQAVPAAPHEEGITHLFSDDNPHACSIM, from the exons ATGGGAGCTCTTGATTATCTCTCAAACTTTTGCACTGTCACCACAACAAGAGGCAAAAGGAAACCTATGCAG ACAGTTGAGATCAAAGTGAAATTGGACTGTGATGGATGTGAGAGAAGAGTCAAGAATGCTGTCAAAAACATGAAAG GAGTGAGAAGTGTAGAAGTGAATAGGAAGCAACACCGTGTAACGGTGAGTGGCTTCATCGATGCAAGCAAGGTGCTCAAGAGAGTGAAGAGAACCGGGAAAAGAGCTGAATTGTGGCCTTATGTACCTCACAATCTGGTTCAGTATCCCTACGCGCCTCAGGCCTATGACAAAAGGGCCCCATCCGGCTTTGTCAGAAACGTCGCTCAGGCCGTTCCAGCAGCGCCTCATGAGGAAGGGATCACGCATCTCTTCAGCGACGATAACCCCCACGCTTGTTCTATTATGTGA
- the LOC121777475 gene encoding pyridoxal kinase-like — protein sequence MAPPPVLALALPSETGRVLSIQSHTVQGYVGNKSAVFPLQLLGYDVDPINSVQFSNHTGYPTFKGQVLNGDQLWDLIEGLGANNLLYYTHLLTGYIGSVSFLNTVLRVVNKLRSVNPGLTYVCDPVLGDEGKLYVAEELVSVYREKVVPVASMLTPNQFEAELLTKSRIVSEQDGREACNIIHAAGPSKVVITSINVDGELLLIGSHQKEKGQPPEQFRIPIPKIPAYFTGTGDLMTALLLGWSNKYPDNLGKAAELSVSSVQALLVRTVEDYTRAGHDCQSSSLEIRLIQSQDNIRNPEIKYRAEMYN from the exons ATGGCGCCTCCACCGGTTTTGGCTCTGGCGCTGCCCTCGGAAACGGGTCGGGTTCTCAGTATTCAGTCGCACACTGTTCAG GGATATGTCGGCAACAAATCAGCTGTCTTTCCTCTACAATTACTTGGATATGATGTAGATCCAATAAATTCAGTTCAGTTTTCAAACCACACAG GATATCCTACTTTTAAGGGCCAGGTCTTGAATGGAGACCAACTTTGGGATTTAATCGAGGGCCTTGGAGCTAATAATTTATTGTACTACACACATCTACTTACAG GTTATATTGGTTCAGTCTCCTTCTTGAATACTGTTCTACGAGTTGTGAATAAGCTTAGGTCTGTCAACCCCGGACTTACATATG TGTGTGATCCAGTTTTAGGTGATGAAGGAAAACTGTACGTCGCCGAGGAATTGGTATCTGTATATCGAGAAAAG GTTGTCCCTGTTGCTTCCATGTTGACTCCAAATCAATTCGAGGCTGAATTGTTGACAAAATCCAG GATTGTATCTGAGCAAGATGGCAGGGAGGCATGCAACATTATTCATGCTGCTGGACCATCAAAG GTTGTCATAACGAGCATAAATGTAGATGGAGAGCTTCTCCTAATTGGCAGTCATCAGAAAGAGAAG GGGCAACCACCTGAGCAGTTTCGGATTCCAATTCCCAAAATTCCGGCTTATTTCACA GGAACAGGAGATCTCATGACTGCACTTTTGCTTGGATGGAGCAAT AAATACCCTGACAACCTCGGCAAAGCTGCAGAACTTTCTGTATCAAGTGTGCAG GCGCTTCTGGTTAGGACAGTAGAAGACTATACGAGGGCTGGGCATGACTGCCAGTCGAGCAGCTTAGAGATTCGTTTGATCCAGAGTCAAGATAATATCCGAAACCCTGAAATCAAATACAGGGCTGAGATGTACAACTAA
- the LOC121776644 gene encoding uncharacterized protein At1g66480-like — protein MGNSIGGLILKKKRAVVMTIDGQTFKVNPPATAADVLRDYSSAHVLLESEQVKKHGIRAQHLRPEQGLKPGKIYFLVEMPKFPEARTTRRAKSLPHTSSAIERLEGLMLRQKSAVYVGPDSGSGPVRVKMTLPLAEIEKFMRESNDEAEVGQRVLEFCLQNKPV, from the coding sequence ATGGGAAACTCCATAGGAGGATTAATATTGAAGAAGAAACGGGCCGTGGTTATGACAATCGACGGCCAAACATTCAAGGTGAATCCGCCGGCGACGGCGGCGGACGTGCTCCGAGATTATTCCTCGGCCCACGTCTTGCTGGAGTCGGAGCAAGTGAAGAAGCACGGAATTCGGGCCCAGCACCTCCGGCCCGAACAGGGGCTAAAGCCCGGGAAGatttatttccttgtggaaatgcCTAAGTTTCCCGAGGCCCGGACTACTAGACGGGCCAAGTCTCTGCCGCATACAAGCAGTGCTATAGAAAGGCTCGAGGGCCTGATGCTTAGACAGAAATCAGCTGTTTATGTGGGCCCGGACTCGGGCTCGGGGCCCGTGAGAGTGAAAATGACGCTTCCGCTGGCCGAGATTGAGAAGTTTATGAGAGAGAGTAATGATGAAGCGGAGGTGGGCCAGAGGGTACTTGAATTTTGTTTGCAAAATAAGCCCGTGTGA
- the LOC121777996 gene encoding U-box domain-containing protein 4-like, translating to MALEDSSHCHLTDATIDTDSAATAASSPSSSSSTVNHTLLLLHSDDLDSRMEAAREIRRLTKTSQRYRRHFSVSVAPLVQMLRCQSADANVAALAALLNLAVKDDLNKVKIMEAGALEPIIDFLQSEHVTLQEHAAAALITLSAYPINKPIISASGAIPLLVDILVHGSSQAKYDAVLALYNLSTHPDTLNQILQTKPIPPLVNLLKSCKKSSKTVEKCTALIDSLMDFEEGRAALTSEEGGILAVVEVLESGSLQSREHAVGALLTMCQSNRTKYREPILREGVIPGLLELTVQGTPKSQPKAQMLLCLLRDTPYPRSELQPDTLENIMCNIISQIEGEDQLGKAKQMLAEMVQVSMEQSLRHLQKRALICTPADLPINSCGSEVPTK from the exons CGACGCCACTATCGACACCGATTCTGCCGCCACTGCTGCTTCGAgcccttcctcctcctcctccaccgtCAATCACACGCTCCTTCTCCTCCACTCCGACGATCTCGACTCCAGGATGGAGGCGGCCAGGGAGATTCGCCGCCTCACCAAGACCTCGCAGCGCTACCGCCGCCACTTCTCCGTCTCCGTCGCGCCGCTCGTCCAAATGCTCCGCTGCCAATCCGCCGACGCAAACGTCGCTGCGCTTGCCGCGCTGCTCAATCTCGCCGTCAAGGACGATTT AAACAAAGTGAAAATAATGGAAGCTGGTGCACTAGAACCAATAATTGACTTCCTTCAGTCAGAGCACGTTACTCTACAAGAGCATGCAGCTGCAGCCTTGATCACTTTGTCTGCATATCCTATCAATAAGCCGATCATTAGTGCTTCTGGTGCAATCCCGCTCCTTGTAGACATTTTGGTACATGGGAGTTCACAAGCTAAATATGATGCTGTATTGGCTCTTTACAACCTATCTACTCACCCAGACACACTCAACCAGATCCTTCAAACAAAGCCGATTCCTCCATTGGTTAATTTGCTTAAGTCCTGTAAAAAGTCTTCCAAAACCGTGGAAAAGTGCACTGCTCTGATAGACTCTTTGATGGATTTTGAGGAAGGAAGAGCAGCCCTCACATCTGAAGAGGGGGGCATACTTGCCGTTGTAGAGGTCCTCGAGAGTGGGTCACTGCAAAGTCGGGAACACGCAGTTGGAGCTCTTTTGACTATGTGCCAGAGCAACCGTACAAAATATAGAGAACCAATACTTAGAGAAGGAGTAATCCCGGGGCTTCTTGAGCTAACTGTTCAAGGAACGCCAAAATCCCAACCGAAAGCTCAAATGCTCTTATGTCTGCTGAGGGACACTCCATATCCGAGGTCTGAGCTTCAACCTGACACACTGGAGAACATCATGTGCAACATAATATCTCAGATTGAAGGGGAGGATCAATTAGGAAAAGCAAAACAAATGCTCGCTGAGATGGTTCAAGTCAGCATGGAGCAGAGTTTACGACACTTGCAGAAGAGGGCGCTCATATGCACCCCGGCTGATCTACCTATTAACAGCTGCGGTTCTGAAGTTCCAACTAAATGA
- the LOC121777651 gene encoding ATP-dependent Clp protease proteolytic subunit 3, chloroplastic-like, with the protein MELGCLTFAAASSTPTSASFLRRQPPTFLQPHDRCHHLLRRSAANVSSSSQNTDSSRGNLSAKVSKQSISSQWDVSNYAAPSWLPRFEELDTTNMLLRQRIIFLGSQIDDVTADFVISQLLLLDSEDQKKDIRMFINSPGGSVTAGMGIYDAMKLCKADVSTICMGLAASMGAFLLASGTKGKRFCMPNARVMIHQPLGTSGGKATEMSIRIREMSYHKVKLNKILSRVTGKPESQIEIDTDRDNFMSAWEAKEYGLVDEVVDDGKPGLVAPTGDTSPPPKTRVWDQWKVEGSKKAKKNLPSEERMLQNGLAVGE; encoded by the exons ATGGAGCTGGGTTGTCTAACATTCGCCGCAGCCTCATCCACTCCTACCTCAGCCTCCTTCCTGCGCCGCCAGCCTCCAACTTTCCTGCAACCTCACGATAGATGCCACCACTTACTTCGCCGAAGCGCCGCCAACGTTAGTAGCAGTAGCCAAAATACCGATAGCAGCAGAGGAAATCTCTCCGCCAAAGTGTCGAAACAGAGCATATCGAGCCAGTGGGACGTGTCTAATTATGCAGCTCCGTCATGGCTGCCGAGATTCGAAGAGCTTGACACCACCAACATGCTCCTGCGCCAGCGAATTATCTTCCTAGGCTCCCAG ATAGATGATGTGACAGCAGACTTCGTCATAAGTCAGCTGTTGTTGCTAGATTCTGAAGATCAGAAGAAAGACATCAGAATGTTTATTAATTCACCTGGTGGCTCTGTTACTGCTG GAATGGGTATATACGATGCCATGAAATTGTGCAAGGCAGATGTATCTACCATTTGCATGGGTCTTGCCGCATCCATGGGGGCTTTCCTCCTGGCCTCTGGTACTAAAGGAAAGAGGTTCTGCATGCCAAATGCTAGAGTGATGATCCATCAGCCTCTTGGAACATCTGGTGGAAAA GCTACGGAGATGAGCATACGCATCAGAGAAATGTCTTATCACAAAGTGAAGCTGAACAAGATATTATCACGAGTCACAGGGAAGCCCGAATCACAG ATTGAGATAGATACAGACCGTGATAACTTTATGAGCGCCTGGGAGGCAAAGGAATACGGGCTGGTGGATGAAGTCGTGGATGATGGCAAGCCTGGTCTTGTGGCACCAACTGGAGATACTTCGCCCCCTCCCAAAACCCGAGTTTGGGATCAATGGAAAGTCGAAGGCAGTAAAAAAGCCAAGAAGAATCTACCCTCTGAGGAAAGGATGCTGCAAAATGGGCTCGCTGTTGGTGAATGA
- the LOC121777006 gene encoding uncharacterized protein LOC121777006, with product MMKMFEEDAGFDFVKMKTHVLKVHIHCQGCMRKVKKVLRKIQGVYEVNIDADEAHKVTVLGNVDGEKLIKKLVQSGKHAEFWPVGSTEWLELEDEAYPSNDVPGLESYMKSNNQMAIPDMYNELTGWSGGSIDRGLMFRTDFPGSNDNDPGELYRSGNLCAGLPAYSSYQFQHPATMNTRGWYGNPYPQWCGNLYPLM from the exons ATGATGAAAATGTTTGAGGAAGACGCCGGCTTTGATTTTGTGAAGATGAAG ACACATGTTCTTAAGGTCCACATTCACTGTCAAGGTTGCATGCGTAAAGTGAAGAAAGTGCTTCGAAAAATCCAAG GCGTCTACGAAGTGAATATCGATGCTGATGAAGCACACAAGGTGACGGTGTTGGGAAATGTTGATGGCGAAAAATTGATCAAGAAACTAGTTCAATCTGGTAAACATGCTGAGTTTTGGCCAGTTGGCTCGACTGAGTGGCTAGAACTAGAAGATGAAGCCTATCCGAGCAATGATGTCCCGGGATTAGAGAGTTACATGAAGAGCAACAATCAAATGGCAATACCAGACATGTACAATGAGCTTACTGGTTGGAGTGGGGGCAGCATTGATCGCGGACTGATGTTCAGAACTGATTTCCCGGGTAGCAATGATAATGATCCCGGAGAATTATACAGGTCTGGAAACTTGTGTGCAGGGTTACCAGCATACAGTAGTTATCAGTTTCAACACCCTGCAACGATGAATACCAGAGGATGGTATGGAAATCCGTATCCCCAATGGTGTGGAAATCTGTATCCCCTGATGTAG